One stretch of Paenibacillus sp. FSL R5-0341 DNA includes these proteins:
- a CDS encoding PBP1A family penicillin-binding protein, translated as MPNDPLSRSNNRNNNNKSPKKAKPKTSKKKKITGKRVGWTLFFTMAIAIFCALGGYLFIMVSGENLLKANKDKTTINETSKVYDRNGQLMGELSIQKLEPVNEDDIPELVKQAFVATEDKRFYDHQGVDIWSIGRAAVKDVMARSMVEGGSTLTQQLAKNMFLSRDKTFFRKATEVSIAMALERKYTKDEILTMYLNRIFFGHQRYGIKAASEFYFGVTDLNKLKLWQIATLAAMPKGPSAYNPVSNPNDSKARRGVVLQLMYEQGYITKAEMDEAKEINYNYKRPEKDQKYQAFIDYVLREAERVTGKTEDDLNIGGYKIYTTMDAQAQTAMETAFTDDSLFEASKDDQQVQGSMVIMNHENGSLVALLGGRDYQTKGYSRVTQSRRQPGSAFKPIVSYAPALESGNYSANSSLSNAKQCFGNYCPGNLHGYSSTISMTEAITKSENIPAVWLLDKIGVNTGINFAKSVGIQLTDEDKNLAIALGGLSKGTNTLEMAQAYSAFANLGEYRAAYSIKEIKDSAGKTTYKHDNSDTTRVMSEQNAYQLTQMLQNVVNDGTGRSARLDRPVAGKTGTVQSGISGNSANRDVWFVGYTPEWTAAVWMGYDNPDANHMLKNSSKLSAAFFAKVMGDAMKGVPVKQFKTPAGGQAPPPVEEPEQPTLSVSGLSGSYDPSVQTVSLSWAGTGDASTQYRVYRKETSEAQFTHLIDAVGATSAQDLSALPGLTYEYYVTAYDSASGLETDPSNTISLMIEAQEVPPEEPDPGIDPGTEIDPEQPGTENPDSGSPDNGNSNGNNGNGNENGNNGNGNGNNGNNGNGGNNGGAGQGNGQPGGGNTTPPGQGTTDPGSTGEGSDDGSVTTPGEVVTPDSGTSGDTGGTDVPADSQAGTGG; from the coding sequence ATGCCAAACGATCCGTTGTCGAGGTCTAACAATCGCAACAACAATAACAAGTCACCCAAAAAAGCGAAGCCAAAGACCTCTAAAAAGAAAAAAATTACGGGTAAACGCGTTGGATGGACACTGTTTTTCACAATGGCAATCGCCATATTCTGTGCACTAGGCGGATATTTATTTATTATGGTAAGTGGCGAAAATCTGCTCAAAGCCAACAAGGACAAAACCACAATTAATGAAACTTCAAAAGTATATGATCGAAATGGCCAATTAATGGGGGAGCTGTCCATTCAGAAGCTGGAACCCGTCAATGAAGATGATATTCCAGAGCTGGTGAAGCAAGCCTTTGTCGCAACGGAGGATAAACGATTCTACGATCACCAAGGCGTGGATATCTGGTCCATTGGGCGTGCCGCGGTTAAGGATGTCATGGCTCGTTCTATGGTGGAAGGTGGTAGTACACTCACCCAGCAGCTTGCCAAGAACATGTTCTTGTCCCGTGACAAGACGTTCTTCCGTAAAGCAACGGAAGTATCGATTGCCATGGCATTGGAGCGCAAGTACACAAAAGACGAAATCCTGACGATGTACCTGAACCGGATATTCTTCGGCCATCAGCGTTACGGCATTAAAGCAGCATCTGAATTTTATTTTGGAGTTACCGATCTCAATAAATTGAAGTTGTGGCAGATTGCCACATTAGCAGCTATGCCGAAAGGCCCTTCTGCTTATAATCCGGTGAGCAATCCAAACGATTCAAAAGCACGCCGAGGTGTGGTATTGCAGCTGATGTATGAACAAGGCTACATTACCAAGGCGGAGATGGATGAAGCAAAAGAGATTAACTATAACTACAAGCGACCAGAAAAAGATCAGAAATATCAAGCCTTTATTGATTATGTGCTCCGTGAAGCTGAACGTGTAACAGGCAAAACGGAAGATGATCTGAATATCGGTGGATACAAAATCTATACAACCATGGATGCTCAGGCTCAAACAGCCATGGAAACTGCCTTCACGGATGATAGTCTGTTCGAGGCAAGCAAAGATGATCAACAGGTTCAAGGCTCCATGGTTATCATGAACCATGAGAATGGTAGCCTCGTTGCCCTCCTTGGTGGACGGGATTATCAGACCAAAGGCTATAGCCGTGTAACGCAGAGTCGAAGACAACCAGGTTCAGCTTTTAAACCGATTGTGTCTTATGCACCGGCTCTAGAATCAGGAAATTACAGTGCCAACTCGTCGCTGAGTAATGCGAAGCAATGTTTTGGTAACTATTGTCCTGGTAACTTGCATGGATATTCTTCAACCATCAGTATGACGGAAGCCATTACGAAGTCGGAAAATATTCCTGCGGTTTGGCTACTTGATAAAATAGGTGTTAACACAGGCATTAATTTTGCCAAGAGTGTAGGCATACAGCTGACAGATGAAGACAAGAACCTGGCTATTGCCCTCGGTGGTCTGAGTAAAGGTACAAATACACTGGAAATGGCGCAAGCCTATAGTGCATTTGCTAACCTAGGCGAATACCGAGCAGCCTATTCCATTAAAGAAATTAAGGATAGCGCAGGCAAAACCACGTATAAACACGATAACTCGGACACAACGCGTGTCATGAGTGAGCAAAATGCGTATCAGCTTACACAGATGCTACAGAACGTTGTTAATGACGGTACGGGACGTTCAGCACGTCTGGATCGTCCGGTAGCGGGTAAAACAGGAACTGTTCAAAGTGGCATCTCTGGCAACAGTGCCAACCGTGATGTATGGTTCGTTGGATACACACCGGAATGGACCGCCGCAGTCTGGATGGGCTATGACAATCCGGATGCGAATCATATGCTTAAGAACAGCAGTAAGCTGTCGGCAGCTTTCTTTGCCAAAGTCATGGGAGATGCGATGAAAGGTGTTCCCGTGAAGCAATTCAAAACACCGGCTGGAGGGCAGGCACCTCCGCCAGTAGAAGAACCAGAACAGCCAACTCTGTCCGTTAGTGGATTGAGTGGATCATATGATCCCTCTGTTCAAACCGTCTCACTGAGTTGGGCGGGTACGGGGGACGCGAGCACACAATATCGTGTATATCGCAAAGAAACTTCTGAAGCGCAGTTTACTCATCTCATAGATGCAGTAGGCGCTACCAGTGCACAAGATTTAAGTGCGTTGCCTGGTCTGACCTATGAGTACTATGTGACAGCCTATGATTCGGCATCAGGACTGGAGACGGATCCTTCCAACACCATCTCTCTGATGATTGAAGCGCAGGAAGTGCCACCGGAGGAACCTGATCCTGGCATAGACCCTGGAACAGAGATAGACCCTGAGCAGCCTGGTACAGAGAATCCGGACAGTGGTTCACCGGATAATGGCAACTCGAACGGTAATAACGGCAATGGTAATGAAAATGGCAACAACGGAAATGGAAATGGTAATAACGGAAACAATGGCAACGGTGGTAATAACGGTGGAGCCGGTCAAGGAAACGGTCAACCTGGGGGAGGAAATACGACCCCACCTGGTCAGGGGACAACAGATCCAGGTAGTACAGGTGAAGGTTCCGATGATGGGTCCGTAACGACGCCTGGCGAAGTTGTAACCCCGGACAGCGGAACGAGTGGGGATACTGGGGGCACAGATGTACCTGCAGATTCTCAAGCGGGAACTGGCGGCTAA
- the hfq gene encoding RNA chaperone Hfq, with amino-acid sequence MNKSINIQDTFLNQLRKENIPATVYLTNGFQIRGTIKAFDNFTIVIDSDGRQQMVYKHAISTFTPQRSVSLMQQDNSGEA; translated from the coding sequence ATGAACAAGTCCATCAACATCCAAGATACGTTCTTGAACCAACTGCGGAAAGAGAATATTCCTGCTACGGTCTATCTGACCAACGGCTTCCAAATCCGCGGGACGATCAAGGCATTTGACAATTTTACGATCGTCATTGACAGCGACGGACGCCAGCAAATGGTCTACAAGCATGCCATCTCCACGTTCACGCCGCAACGCAGCGTATCGCTGATGCAGCAAGATAACAGCGGCGAAGCTTAA
- the miaA gene encoding tRNA (adenosine(37)-N6)-dimethylallyltransferase MiaA — translation MLKAEVKPKPKLLVLVGPTAVGKTRLSIELAQAFNCEIISGDSMQVYREMDIGTAKITSEEMKGVPHHLIDIHEPEYPYSVAEFQESCTRLISEIHERGKMPFIVGGTGLYVESVCYGFQFSDSGSDEAFRERQFSFAEQHGAQALHDRLREVDPVSADRLHPNDQRRIVRALEIHHLTGEKWSDQLAVQKKESPYDLLIVGLTMDRQKLYARVEERIDLMIEQGLVDEVRSLLERGVARGHISMQGLGYKEIAAFLQGEVSWEAAVEWLKRDTRRFAKRQLSWFRHMKDIEWVDMTDTEDFEGNYNQVSDLITRKFN, via the coding sequence ATGTTGAAAGCGGAAGTTAAACCAAAACCTAAACTGCTTGTGCTGGTTGGACCAACAGCAGTAGGCAAAACGAGATTGAGCATCGAGCTTGCCCAAGCATTTAATTGTGAGATTATCTCAGGGGATTCGATGCAGGTATATCGTGAAATGGATATCGGAACAGCCAAGATTACATCTGAAGAAATGAAAGGTGTACCCCATCATCTCATTGATATCCATGAACCGGAGTATCCGTACTCTGTGGCCGAGTTTCAGGAGAGTTGCACACGATTGATTAGTGAAATCCATGAACGCGGTAAAATGCCCTTTATTGTAGGTGGCACCGGTCTGTATGTGGAATCGGTATGTTACGGCTTCCAATTTTCCGATAGTGGTTCAGATGAAGCATTCAGAGAGCGACAATTCAGCTTTGCGGAGCAACATGGAGCACAGGCTCTTCATGATCGTTTGAGGGAAGTTGATCCAGTTAGTGCCGATCGTCTGCATCCGAATGATCAGCGGCGAATTGTACGTGCGCTTGAGATCCATCACCTCACAGGCGAGAAGTGGTCTGATCAGCTGGCAGTACAGAAGAAAGAGTCGCCTTATGACCTTCTTATTGTTGGTTTGACAATGGATCGTCAGAAGTTGTATGCCCGGGTAGAAGAGCGGATTGACCTGATGATCGAACAAGGTTTGGTCGATGAGGTGAGATCCCTGTTGGAACGTGGAGTGGCGAGAGGTCATATTTCCATGCAAGGACTGGGTTATAAGGAAATTGCAGCGTTCCTGCAAGGAGAAGTGAGCTGGGAAGCAGCGGTTGAGTGGTTGAAAAGGGATACGCGGCGTTTTGCCAAACGTCAGCTTTCCTGGTTCCGCCATATGAAGGATATTGAATGGGTGGACATGACGGATACCGAAGACTTTGAAGGAAACTACAATCAGGTAAGTGACTTGATTACACGAAAATTTAACTGA